One genomic region from Bubalus bubalis isolate 160015118507 breed Murrah chromosome 24, NDDB_SH_1, whole genome shotgun sequence encodes:
- the VASN gene encoding vasorin: MRSRAPLRLLLLLLLLALGPGVQGCPSGCQCNQPRTVFCTARRGTTVPLDVPPDTVGLYVFENGITTLDAGSFAGLPGLQLLDLSQNQIASLPGGVFQPLANLSNLDLTANRLREITNETFRGLRRLERLYLGKNRIRHIQPGAFDALDRLLELKLQDNELRALPPLRLPRLLLLDLSHNGLPALEPGVLDTANVETLRLAGLGLRHLDEGLFGRLRNLHNLDVADNQLERVPPAVRGLRGLTRLRLAGNTRIAQLRLEDLAGLAALQELDLSNLSLQALPHELSTLFPRLRLLEAARNPFNCVCPLSWFGPWVRESRLTLASPEETRCHFPPKNAGRLLLDLDYADFGCPATTTTATVPTTRAPVREPTLPPSSPAPTQLRPTELATEAPSRPPPAPPTAGPVPPPQDCPASICLNGGTCHLGARGHLECLCPQGFTGLYCEGRVRPGPRPSPAPATPRPLPLGIEPASPTSLRVGLQRFQQGSAVQLKSLRLTYRNLSGPDKRPVTLRLPASLAEYTVTQLRPNATYSICVRALGAGRVPEGEEACGEARTPPAVRSNHAPVTQAREGNLPLLIAPALAAVLLAVLAAVGAAFCVRRGRAAAAVAQGKGQGGPGAGPLELEGVKAPLQPDPKALEGGGEAPPGGLECEVPLMGYSGPGPQGPLPAKPYI, from the coding sequence ATGCGCTCCAGGGCCCCCCtgcgcctgctgctgctgctgctgctgctggccctGGGGCCTGGGGTGCAAGGCTGCCCATCTGGCTGCCAGTGCAACCAGCCACGGACCGTCTTCTGCACCGCCCGCCGGGGGACCACCGTGCCTCTGGACGTGCCGCCCGACACCGTGGGCCTGTACGTCTTTGAGAACGGCATCACCACGCTCGACGCGGGCAGCTTTGCTGGCCTACCGGGGCTGCAGCTCCTGGACCTGTCGCAAAACCAGATCGCCAGCCTGCCTGGGGGGGTCTTCCAGCCACTGGCCAACCTCAGCAACCTGGACCTGACTGCCAACAGGCTCCGGGAGATCACCAACGAGACCTTCCGCGGCCTGCGCCGCCTTGAGCGCCTCTACCTGGGCAAGAACCGCATCCGCCACATCCAGCCTGGTGCCTTTGACGCGCTCGACCGCCTCCTGGAGCTCAAGCTGCAGGATAACGAGTTGCGGGCACTGCCCCCGCTGCGCCTGCCCCGCCTGCTGCTGCTGGACCTCAGCCACAACGGCCTCCCGGCCCTGGAGCCCGGTGTACTGGACACTGCCAATGTGGAGACGCTGCGGCTGGCTGGCCTGGGGCTGCGGCACCTGGATGAGGGGCTCTTCGGCCGCCTGCGCAACCTCCACAACCTGGACGTGGCCGACAACCAGCTGGAGCGCGTGCCCCCTGCCGTCCGGGGCCTGCGGGGCCTGACACGCCTGCGGCTGGCTGGCAACACCCGCATCGCCCAGCTGCGGCTGGAGGACCTGGCCGGCCTGGCAGCCCTGCAGGAGCTGGACCTGAGCAACCTGAGCCTGCAGGCCCTGCCTCACGAGCTCTCCACCCTCTTCCCCCGCCTGAGGCTCCTGGAGGCTGCCCGCAACCCCTTCAACTGTGTGTGTCCCCTCAGCTGGTTCGGCCCCTGGGTCCGGGAGAGCCGCCTGACCCTGGCCAGCCCCGAGGAGACGCGCTGCCACTTCCCGCCCAAGAATGCCGGCCGGCTGCTCCTGGACCTTGACTACGCTGACTTTGGCTGCCCggccaccaccaccacagccaCGGTGCCCACCACGAGGGCCCCTGTGCGGGAGCCCACGCTCCCACCTTCCAGCCCAGCTCCCACCCAGCTCCGCCCCACAGAGCTGGCCACTGAGGCCCCGAGCCGGCCGCCCCCCGCGCCCCCCACTGCGGGGCCTGTGCCCCCGCCCCAGGACTGCCCGGCATCCATCTGCCTCAATGGGGGCACCTGCCACCTGGGGGCGCGGGGCCACCTGGAGTGCCTGTGTCCTCAGGGCTTCACGGGGCTGTACTGCGAGGGCCGGGTGAGGCCGGGACCCAGGCCCAGCCCCGCCCCGGCCACGCCGCGGCCCCTGCCCCTGGGCATTGAGCCCGCCAGCCCCACGTCCCTGCGGGTGGGGCTCCAGCGCTTCCAGCAGGGCAGCGCCGTGCAGCTGAAGAGCCTCCGCCTCACCTATCGCAACCTCTCGGGCCCTGACAAGCGGCCGGTGACACTGCGGCTGCCCGCCTCGCTCGCAGAGTACACCGTCACCCAGCTGCGGCCCAACGCCACCTACTCCATCTGCGTCCgggccctgggggctgggagggtgcCTGAGGGCGAGGAGGCCTGCGGGGAGGCCCGCACACCCCCGGCCGTCCGCTCCAACCACGCACCGGTCACCCAGGCCCGCGAGGGCAACCTGCCGCTCCTGATTGCGCCCGCCCTGGCCGCCGTGCTCCTGGCGGTGCTGGCTGCTGTCGGGGCGGCCTTCTGTGTGCGGCGGGGGCGGGCCGCTGCAGCTGTGGCGCAGGGCAAAGGCCAAGGGGGACCCGGGGCTGGCCCCCTGGAGCTGGAGGGCGTGAAGGCCCCCCTGCAGCCAGACCCCAAGGCGTTGGAGGGCGGTGGGGAGGCCCCACCTGGAGGGCTGGAGTGTGAGGTGCCGCTCATGGGCTACTCGGGGCCTGGCCCACAGGGGCCCCTCCCAGCCAAGCCCTACATCTAA